The Streptomyces sp. NBC_00510 genomic interval TGCGCCAGGCCGTCTACGAGGCCCTGATCGACCTGATCGTCAACGGCACCCTCAGACCGGGCCAGCACCTGGTCGAGGCCGAACTCGCCGACCACCTCGGCGTCAGCCGCCAGCCGGTGCGCGAGGCCCTGCAACGTCTGCAGACCGACGGCTGGGTCGATCTGCGCCCCGCCCAGGGCGCCTTCGTCCACTCCCCCACGCAGGAGGAGGCCACCCAGCTCCTCAGCGTCCGCGCCGTACTGGAGACCCACTCCGCGCACGGCGCCGCGCTGCACGCCACGGACGCGGACGTGGCCCGGCTGTGGGAACTGCAGGACGCTGGCATCGCCGCCCTGGCGGCGGACGACGCCCGCGGCATCGTCGAGGCCAACGCCGCACTGCACGGCTTCATCACCGAACTGTCCCGCAACCAGGTCCTCGGCGAGCTGATCCTCCAGGTCGACCGGAGGGTGCGCTGGTACTACATGCCCATCGCCCGGCCCCGCGGCCGGGACGCCTGGAACGAGCACGCCACCATCATCGAGGCCATCGCCCTGGGCGACGCGGAGCGTTCCGAGGAACTGATGCGCCGCCACACCCGGAACACCACCGACTTCTACTGCCGGCAGATCGCCGCCGCCGTCGATGCCGGGAGAGCGTGAAGGCCCACGGGAACGCCGGACGGTCCGGGGGCAGGGGGCACCCGGACCGTCGTCATGGGGGAGGAAACGGTGGAGAGGCAAGAGTGGGGAGGGACGGGCGGGGCCGGGCGGAGCAGGGAGCGCACCCCACCGGCCGGCCCCGCCTCCGTGACGCGGGCCCCCGGTGCGGAACTGCCGCCGTCCCGGGCCGGGCTCCTTCGCCCGCGCACGATTGATGGGGGGCTTCTCG includes:
- a CDS encoding GntR family transcriptional regulator; protein product: MRERSTAAAVVRVTRPAPLRQAVYEALIDLIVNGTLRPGQHLVEAELADHLGVSRQPVREALQRLQTDGWVDLRPAQGAFVHSPTQEEATQLLSVRAVLETHSAHGAALHATDADVARLWELQDAGIAALAADDARGIVEANAALHGFITELSRNQVLGELILQVDRRVRWYYMPIARPRGRDAWNEHATIIEAIALGDAERSEELMRRHTRNTTDFYCRQIAAAVDAGRA